The window GTCGGGTTCTATGTTCTTTGAGATGAGTTCAAAAGCATGCCCAAGACCCGCAATACCAGGAGTGTTTAGGGTTCCTGCCCTCAAACCTTTTTCCTGCCCGCCCCAAACAACACTGGGGCCAGGTTCACCCGTGGTTTTCGGATCGAGCGGTAAAGGGCCCGACCCCTTCGGACCATAGGCTTTATGTCCGGAGAAGCTCGCCAGATGAATTGGCGAGTCCTTGAGATCAAGTGGGACCAGTGCCGAAGCTTGCGAGAAATCCGTGTGAAACAGTGCCCCTGCGTCCTCAGCGAGCTGGCCCGCCTGCAGGATAGGTTGCAACACACCCGTCTCATTGTTTGCGGCCATTATCGAGACCAAGCCAGTCTCATCGGTTAAGGCCTCTGCCAGCTCATCGAGCGAGATTTGCCCACCTTCATCAACACCCAATCGCGTGACCCGCGCGCCGTGACCTTCGAGATGATCGAAACACGCCAGAACCGATGGATGCTCGATTTTCGAAGTTATCAGATGGGACCGTCCTGCGTCCTGCAGCTTTGGGAATGCGCCCAAGATCGCTAGGTTGTTTGCTTCGGTAGAGCCAGCTGTGAAGATAAGTTCGGTTTCCTTGCAGTTGACATGAGCCGCGACTTGCTCGCGCGCAGTTTCGACAATCCGGGCCGCTGCCGAACCGTCGCTGTGTTCAACGCTAGAGGGGTTGGCGTAGCTGTCCCGACTGACCCGTATGACCGTCTCCAAGACATCGGAATCAATTGGTGTTGAGGCATTGTGATCGAGATAAATTGGTGCCGACATCGTGTTAGGCGCTCCCGGCGATCAGCTCGGCAGCATCAGCTGGGGATTTCAGGCGGACCGAGAGTTGCCGAACACCACGATCAATGTGGAGCCGAAGACGCTCCAGCAAATCAGTGTCTTCGGTCTTGATCTCTTCGGGACCAAACTCAACATACCTCAAGAGGTCAATGAAGAGAGGTTGGAAGTCCCCAAACAGCGTATAAGCATTGAATTCTTGACCCTCGCTCGTGTCATCGGTCGCGCCGGAAATGGGCCCGGCTTCAAAGGATGACAACATCGCCATGCGGCACACGAGATTTGGCGTCAGGCCTGATCTTTGCGAGATGATTCTGACCTGGCCTGTAGCCTTCGATGAAATCCGAAACTTGTTAATGTGCATCTGTCGTCTCCAAAACCTGAGCATCTTGCTCAGGGTCCAGCACAGTAATCTCAGTGCGCTGCCCGCCGCCTACTGCACCGATCTCAAATCGCCTGCTCACATAAGGCCTGATGATATCCGATAGATCCGGTGTCAGCTCTGTATCGGTGCACAGCATAATGACTTGGGCAGAGCTGCGCGGCATATAATTTGCCATCAGGTTTGTCCGGTGCTGTCGGTCCAGCCGCGACAATGGTGTGTCGATAATCATCGGCAGTTCTCTTCCGCTCGTTTGACCAAGCGCCCAAAGCATCGAGATTGCAAAAAGTTGCCGTTCTCCGGCAGAGAGTTCTGAGTGGTAATCTCTCTGCCCTCTGCGCCCAACAGTTTCAACCGAAACGTGTTGGGGTCGACGATGACGTCACTCACTAGTGATTTACGTGTAACGAGTCCGCTAAATGCCTCGACAAAGTGCTTAGAGAGGGAGGAAAGCCGTAGTGCAACAATCCGCTCTTCGTAGTCATTGAGTGCGGCCTGTGCCCGCGTCGCTAAATCTCGCTTTTCTTCTGCCTTGGCCAAAGCAAAGACCGCGTCTTGCGACTTACGCAACTCTCGTTCCAGGCGTTCGACCAGCGCACGGGCCTGCGTTGCCTCGGCGTGTTTGCGATTGAGTTCAGTTTCAACAGTGCCGAGCTCGAATTCAGCTTTCTTTAGGTCCTCAAAAGCACCGATGCCGCGCCGGGCCGGAAGTTCTTCAACTGGTCTTCAAGAGCGTTCGTTGCTTCTGTAGCTCTCCCAATTGAGCAGCAAGCGTGGCCATCTTAACGCGCTCATCGGCGACCTGAGCAAATTTCGCCATGACCCAGTCAGGTTCTGTGCTCAAGGCCATTTTTGGCGCGGAGCTTCGGCGACTATCGACGAA of the Sulfitobacter albidus genome contains:
- a CDS encoding cysteine desulfurase family protein yields the protein MSAPIYLDHNASTPIDSDVLETVIRVSRDSYANPSSVEHSDGSAAARIVETAREQVAAHVNCKETELIFTAGSTEANNLAILGAFPKLQDAGRSHLITSKIEHPSVLACFDHLEGHGARVTRLGVDEGGQISLDELAEALTDETGLVSIMAANNETGVLQPILQAGQLAEDAGALFHTDFSQASALVPLDLKDSPIHLASFSGHKAYGPKGSGPLPLDPKTTGEPGPSVVWGGQEKGLRAGTLNTPGIAGLGHAFELISKNIEPDRERIAVLRDQLETELKETLQVHVNGNPEARLPNTISITIDGVVPQALMQKLRNDLCFSASSACATEHVETSHVLLTMFGDTPRARNAFRLGLGRQTRREDISRVADLFGQAAGELLLLRSA
- the dndE gene encoding DNA sulfur modification protein DndE — encoded protein: MHINKFRISSKATGQVRIISQRSGLTPNLVCRMAMLSSFEAGPISGATDDTSEGQEFNAYTLFGDFQPLFIDLLRYVEFGPEEIKTEDTDLLERLRLHIDRGVRQLSVRLKSPADAAELIAGSA